The Thermasporomyces composti region TGCCGGCGATGCCCGGTGTGGGGTCCTCCAGGTACTCGAGGACGCCGTCCAGCTCCGCCGCGACCCAACGCGAGGTTTCGACCGTCCACGCGGCGTTCGGGTCCAGGCGCAACGGATGGTCGGGAAAGGCCTTTCGCAGCGCGCGGATCGCGGTGACTTCCTGCTCGGGTGGGAAGACACCGCCCTTGAGCTTGATCGACCGGAAACCGTACCGCTCCACCATGGCGCGTGCCTGCGCGACGACTCCATCCGGGTCCAGCGCCGGACCGAAGGCATCCGGCGGCTCCCCCGGATGTCCGCCCCACTTGTAGAACAGGTATGCCGCGAACGGCACCGTGTCGCGTGCGGGCCCGCCCAGGAGGTCGACGACCCGAACCCCGAGCGCCTTGCCTTGTGCGTCCAGGCACGCCACCTCGAACGGCGCGTACGCGGACAGCACCGCGCGCGACTGGGAGGCCTCCCCGGTGAGCCGGTCGGGATCCCGCGCGGCGACGCCGGAGACGACGGCTTCCACGGTGGCGCGAATGCCGTTGAGGTCGAACACCGACCTCCCGACGAGCGTGGGGGCGATCGCCCGGAGTCGCGCGAGCACGCTGTCGTCGCCGTACGTCTCACCGAGGCCGACCACTCCGTCGTCGCACACCACCTGGATGACGCTGCGCAGGGCGTAGGGCTGGTGCACGCCGGCGGCGTTGAGCAACGGTGGATCGCGAAAGGCGACCGGTGTCACCACGACATCGCGGATGATGGTCATGCGCTCCCCCTCGGTGTCTCACGACTCCCGACCGGCACGCTCCCGATCGGCGTGCCTCCGATCGGCGTGCTTCCGGCCGCCAGGGCGGCGAGCTCCGCGCGGGCGGTGGAGAGGAGCTCGCTCAGCTTGTCCACGTGCGCGGGATCGGGATCGACCAACGGTGGCCGCACACCGCCGACCGGCAGCCCGGCGAGCCGCGCGCCCGCCTTGACGAGCGCGACGGCGTATCCCGGCACCTGGTCACGGAGGTCGGCGAAGGGCAAATAGAAGACCCGCAGCAGCGTCTGGACCGTGCCCTCGTCGCCTGTGACGAGCGCCCGGTAGAACGCCTGCGCGAGGTCAGGCGCGAAGTTGTGCACCGCCGAGGAGTAGTGCTCCACGCCGATCGCGCGATAGGCGGCGGCGCTGATCTCGGCTGTCGGCATGCCGTTGAGGAAGTGGAACGTCGCCGCCTTCGGGTGACCGCTCGTGCGAACAGTGGTGACCAGCCGCTGTAAGGCGTCGACGTCCCCACGCCCGTCCTTGAGCCCCACCACGGTGGGGATGTCGAGCAGATCGCTCACCACCGGTGGCGGGAAGACCGCGGTCGACCGCTGGTACACGATCACCGGAAGGTCCGCTCCCGCTGCCGCGAAGCGGACGTACCCCAGCAGGCCGGCGGTGGTCGACGTCACGAGATAGGGCGGGAACAGCAGGACACCGTCCGCGCCGCAGGCCGCGGCCTGGGCGACGAGCTCCCGCGCGAGTCCCGCGCCGCCGCCCGCGCCGGCGACCACGGGCACCCGACCGTCCACCACCTCGACGGCCGTCGTCACGACGTCGCGATGCTCCCGAGGCGTCAGCGCCGGCAGCTCCCCCGTCCCGCAGGCCACGAAGACCGCCGCCGCCCCGGCCGAGACCTGCTGCTCCACGTGGACGCGTAGGACGTCGAGGTCCACCCGGTCTGCGGAGTCGAACGGCGTGAGCGGGAAGGACAACGGTCCGGCGGCGAATGTCACGACGTGCACACCGGGACCGTAGCGGCGAGCGGACGCGAGCAGGCTCGTCGTCTCACGCCCCTCGCTGCCAGGTGCGGCCATGTGGACGCGTGCACCGTCATGACGGTCAGGCATGCAGGACGGTCAGGCATGACGGCCAGGTGAGTGCCACGGCGTCCGGCCGGCTGGGCCCCGCTACGCCTCGGTCACGACATGCGCGCGGGCCGCGTCAGGTCCTTGCTCCAGCAGCACACGGAAACCGGCCTCGTCGAGGATCGGGATACCGAGGCTGCGCGCCTTGTCGTACTTCGACCCGGGCTTGTCACCGACGACGACGAAGCTGGTCTTCTTCGAGACCGAGCTCGACGCCTTTCCGCCACGGCTGGTGATCGCCTCGGTGGCCTCGTCCCGCGAGAAGCCTTCCAGGCTTCCGGTGACCACGACGGTGACCCCTTCGAGCGGACGCGGTCCTTCGTCGGTCCGGTCCTGGAAGCGGACGCCCGCGCGGCGCCACTTCTCCACGATGTCGCGATGCCAGTCGACGCTGAACCAGTCCTTGATCGAGGCCGCGATCGTGGGGCCGACGCCGTCCACCTCGGCCAGCTCCTCCTCCGACGCTGCCGCGATCCGGTCGAGGTCCCCGAACGCGCGGGCCAAGGCCTGCGCCGCGGTGGGACCGACGTGTCGGATCGACAGCGCCACGAGGACTCGCCACAGCGGCCGGGACTTGGCCTCCTCGAGGTTGTCCAGCAGTCGCCGAGCGTTGGCCGACAAGTCACCCGACTTGGTGGTGAAGAACTCCGACTGGGCAAGGCGCTCGGGCGTGAGGAAGAACAGGTCGCCCTCGTCGCGGATGAGTCCCTCCTGGAGCAGCGCCGTGCCGGCCTGGTAGCCGAGCACCTCGATGTCGAGGGCTCCCCGACCGGCCAGGTGGAACAACCGCTCACGGAGCTGCGCCGGACACGACCGGGTGTTGGGGCAGCGCAGGTCGACGTCGCTCTCCTTCTCGGGGCGTAGCTCGCTGCCGCACTCCGGGCAGTGGGTCGGCATGACGAACTCACGCTCGGTGCCGTCCCTGAGGTCGACGACCGGACCCACGATCTCAGGAATCACGTCGCCAGCCTTGCGCAGCACCACGGTGTCGCCGATCAAGACACCCTTGCGCTTGATCTCTTGGGCGTTGTGCAGCGTGGCGAACTCGACGGTGGAGCCGGCGACCCTCGTCGGCTCCATCACCCCATACGGCGTCACCCGCCCGGTGCGGCCGACGTTGACCCGAATGTCGAGAAGCTTGGTGTTCACCTCCTCGGGAGGGAACTTGTAGGCGATCGCCCACCGGGGCGCGCGTGCGGTCGAGCCCAGCTGGCGCTGCAGCGAAATCTGGTCGACCTTGATCACCACGCCGTCGATCTCGTGGTCGAGCTGGTGACGACGGTCGCTGTACTCGCGGGCGTAGGCGTCGACCTCGTCGAGAGTCCGACAGACGGTGACGTGCTCGCTGACCGGAATGCCCCAGGAGCGCAGGGCGGCGTAGGCCTCGGAGAGTCGGGTCGGCTGCCAGCCCTCCACGCGACCCAAGCCGTGCGCCACGAAGCGGAGAGGCCGTTGCGCGGTGACGCGAGGGTCCTTCTGCCGC contains the following coding sequences:
- a CDS encoding 5-dehydro-4-deoxyglucarate dehydratase, giving the protein MAAPGSEGRETTSLLASARRYGPGVHVVTFAAGPLSFPLTPFDSADRVDLDVLRVHVEQQVSAGAAAVFVACGTGELPALTPREHRDVVTTAVEVVDGRVPVVAGAGGGAGLARELVAQAAACGADGVLLFPPYLVTSTTAGLLGYVRFAAAGADLPVIVYQRSTAVFPPPVVSDLLDIPTVVGLKDGRGDVDALQRLVTTVRTSGHPKAATFHFLNGMPTAEISAAAYRAIGVEHYSSAVHNFAPDLAQAFYRALVTGDEGTVQTLLRVFYLPFADLRDQVPGYAVALVKAGARLAGLPVGGVRPPLVDPDPAHVDKLSELLSTARAELAALAAGSTPIGGTPIGSVPVGSRETPRGSA
- a CDS encoding glucarate dehydratase family protein; amino-acid sequence: MTIIRDVVVTPVAFRDPPLLNAAGVHQPYALRSVIQVVCDDGVVGLGETYGDDSVLARLRAIAPTLVGRSVFDLNGIRATVEAVVSGVAARDPDRLTGEASQSRAVLSAYAPFEVACLDAQGKALGVRVVDLLGGPARDTVPFAAYLFYKWGGHPGEPPDAFGPALDPDGVVAQARAMVERYGFRSIKLKGGVFPPEQEVTAIRALRKAFPDHPLRLDPNAAWTVETSRWVAAELDGVLEYLEDPTPGIAGMADVARTTRVPLATNMCVVAFEHLPEAVKRDAIDVLLCDHHYWGGLRLCQALATMCQTFGIGLSMHSNTHLGISLAAMVHLAAATPALAYACDTHYPWTVDDVVQPGALRFVDGSVPVPEGPGLGVELDHDALAHLHDTYLRCGIRRRDDAGYMRTVRPDFAPPRGSW
- the ligA gene encoding NAD-dependent DNA ligase LigA, producing the protein MSESNAVPREEPGTQVATAPAEAQERHAALVQEIEEHDYRYYVLDRPTISDAEYDALRQELIALEEAYPQLRTPDSPTQRVGGTWSTEFAPVEHLERMMSLDNAFDRDEVRAWAARVEREVGAEAEFLCELKVDGLAVDLVYEGGRLVRAATRGDGRTGEDVTLNVRTIRDVPHRLTAGSDHPPVPSVLEVRGEVYFRVRDFEELNARLVESGKPPFANPRNSAAGSLRQKDPRVTAQRPLRFVAHGLGRVEGWQPTRLSEAYAALRSWGIPVSEHVTVCRTLDEVDAYAREYSDRRHQLDHEIDGVVIKVDQISLQRQLGSTARAPRWAIAYKFPPEEVNTKLLDIRVNVGRTGRVTPYGVMEPTRVAGSTVEFATLHNAQEIKRKGVLIGDTVVLRKAGDVIPEIVGPVVDLRDGTEREFVMPTHCPECGSELRPEKESDVDLRCPNTRSCPAQLRERLFHLAGRGALDIEVLGYQAGTALLQEGLIRDEGDLFFLTPERLAQSEFFTTKSGDLSANARRLLDNLEEAKSRPLWRVLVALSIRHVGPTAAQALARAFGDLDRIAAASEEELAEVDGVGPTIAASIKDWFSVDWHRDIVEKWRRAGVRFQDRTDEGPRPLEGVTVVVTGSLEGFSRDEATEAITSRGGKASSSVSKKTSFVVVGDKPGSKYDKARSLGIPILDEAGFRVLLEQGPDAARAHVVTEA